In Hoeflea ulvae, one genomic interval encodes:
- a CDS encoding FAD-binding oxidoreductase, with the protein MSDVDTGLRNEEGIAAVIGVLRQRFGDQVQTGETLRAQHAHTTTYIAGQLPDAVIFPNSTDEIKTIVRACADHRVPVIPFGTGSSLEGHVNAPLGGISIDMARLDKVLEVNAEDLDCTVEPGVTREQLNTHLRDTGLFFPIDPGANASIGGMTATRASGTNAVRYGTMRENVMAVTAVTAAGEEIRTARRARKSSAGYDLTRLFVGSEGTLGVLTSVTLKLQGIPQAISGGVCPFPSVEAACNAVIMTIQMGIPVARIELLDALQMKACNAYSNLSNPESPSLFLEFHGTEAGVAEQASLFAEIAAECGGGEFLWTTNPERRTELWKARHNAYWASLQLRPGAKGLSTDVCVPISRLAECVVETQEDIAASGLIAPIVGHAGDGNFHVLVLIDTDIPAEVAAAEAFVGRLNTRALAMDGTCTGEHGIGQGKRRYLPLEMGEGVSVMRQIKQALDPMNIMNPGKIFSFND; encoded by the coding sequence ATGAGTGACGTCGACACCGGCCTTCGCAACGAAGAGGGCATCGCCGCCGTGATCGGCGTGCTGCGGCAGAGGTTCGGCGACCAGGTGCAGACCGGCGAGACCCTGCGGGCCCAGCATGCCCACACCACCACCTATATTGCCGGACAATTGCCCGACGCAGTGATCTTTCCCAATTCCACCGATGAGATCAAGACGATCGTCCGCGCCTGCGCCGATCACCGGGTGCCGGTCATTCCGTTCGGCACCGGCAGTTCGCTCGAGGGCCATGTCAACGCGCCGCTTGGCGGCATTTCCATCGACATGGCGCGGCTCGACAAGGTGCTCGAGGTCAATGCCGAGGATCTCGACTGCACCGTCGAGCCCGGCGTCACCCGCGAGCAGTTGAACACCCATTTGCGCGACACCGGCCTGTTCTTTCCGATTGATCCCGGCGCCAATGCCTCGATCGGCGGCATGACCGCCACCCGCGCCTCGGGCACCAATGCGGTGCGCTATGGCACGATGCGCGAAAATGTCATGGCGGTGACCGCCGTGACCGCCGCCGGCGAGGAAATCCGCACCGCCCGCCGCGCCCGCAAATCCTCCGCCGGCTATGATCTCACCCGGCTCTTCGTCGGCTCCGAAGGCACGCTTGGCGTTCTCACCTCGGTGACGCTGAAACTGCAGGGCATACCGCAGGCGATCTCCGGCGGCGTCTGCCCGTTTCCCAGCGTCGAGGCCGCCTGCAACGCCGTGATCATGACCATCCAGATGGGCATCCCGGTGGCCCGCATAGAGCTGCTTGACGCGCTTCAGATGAAGGCCTGCAACGCCTATTCCAACCTCTCCAATCCCGAAAGCCCGTCGCTGTTTCTGGAATTTCACGGCACCGAGGCGGGCGTTGCCGAACAGGCCTCGCTGTTTGCCGAAATCGCTGCCGAGTGCGGCGGCGGCGAGTTTCTGTGGACCACCAATCCCGAGCGCCGCACCGAATTGTGGAAAGCCCGCCACAACGCCTATTGGGCGTCGCTGCAGCTCCGGCCGGGCGCCAAGGGGCTGTCCACCGATGTCTGCGTACCGATTTCGCGGCTGGCCGAATGCGTGGTCGAGACCCAGGAAGACATCGCCGCCTCCGGGCTCATCGCCCCGATCGTCGGCCATGCCGGCGACGGCAATTTCCATGTTCTGGTGCTCATCGACACGGATATCCCAGCGGAAGTGGCGGCGGCGGAAGCCTTTGTTGGGCGGCTCAACACGCGCGCGCTGGCGATGGATGGAACCTGCACCGGCGAGCATGGTATAGGACAGGGCAAGCGGCGTTATCTCCCCCTCGAAATGGGTGAGGGCGTGTCCGTGATGCGGCAGATCAAGCAGGCGCTTGATCCAATGAACATCATGAACCCGGGCAAGATCTTTTCATTCAACGACTAA
- a CDS encoding AsmA-like C-terminal region-containing protein, translating to MVRVFVGLGGLLVLALFAALIAPYFIDWSSYRTAFETEAGRIIGQPVKVRGEADARLLPFPSVTFSDVTVGDEADPAMTISRFSMDAELAPFLSGEVLIFDMRVEAPSAKVRILEDGTLDWALKRKPTPPGDLVVLEHVTIQNADITIIDEQNGRTHSIENVNALVSAKSLSGPWAIEAEGEIGGHRGGVSISTGIAQANGAIRMRARLSPDSWPVLLETEGEARIEGDKPHYDGLFTFTALSEAEADGTASERPLIVAKGDFAATNERLTIQEWRAEIGLSVDPYVVTGQATVDTGPNPEFLLLADGQQINMDTIGEEAAEAGQATAAVPAAQRLAVINTLIDRLPPPPLPGRVSLNLPAIVAGDTTLREITLDARPDGNAWLIDGFSANLPGRTTVEARGRLVSGKDASFNGTLTVASTQPSGLANWLVGEVDPVIRRLGAAGFSANVSLTPALQRFEALEVAVGPAILTGRLEREVPATGVPSLSVELSGDTFDVDAVRALALLAGGETGSVRPLTDYNLAARIRADTLTAGVYSLDGFETSFLWRDRRLTVDSLKFADFGGASGLFSGVLEGPVANPRGTVTGQVSAEVAGGLFDLASEASGGHQVVHRLAANSFAFDALEADISLALDPETGPDLTVTGTAGGSTVRIRASGTGLMPNGDGPRTIDVSVDNAEAYRILEQAGIETLPLEGEGPAVLSVNISGGADDGDLAIEATMTSGGSVLALKGNGAIPAKDAATGLFELDIDVADIEPFVIMLGQSLPQAGAGLPVSMSALLAMNEQQVLLSEITGQAEDNGFSGELAFDRSASGLNGSGALRFDRVDLGWLGELALGSHLGSAGGADWSEDRFPPPSSGQPELTLSLQAGEIDLGRGGTARNLTADLTTGSGTIVLDEAEADWFGGRLGGTLSLSNTDGTVFMSARITASDADLAALDRAVRGTSTLAGRAGASVSLEGTGKSIRDLVASLAGGGELAASDLVISGPDPDAFPRIIGAADRDGFEIETAPVTGMIAGLMRGGEIEAQSLRLPFTLTGGVMRFSNAEIRDGETSLAGDGRVDLTDLHLEANWRMTFEPGVEAIAGGDPSVMFGIGGLVVDPAVSIDAGQMTNYLSMRNFERERRKVELLQAGVVEKQRLRREIALLAERAAQREAAEQARAEADAAAALQAEEAARLAEEQRLQQEAEAERAAEAARLAEAEAQRRADEEAEAARKAAEAARKLAEEEAERIRKAEAEAARLAAEEAERVRIAEEKAAALRAAEEARRVAEEARRAREAEAAAAAARLAEELAAELAEKQAEKARLAELQAEAERQAAAEAAERAAEAERQAAAEAAERAAEAERQAAAEAAERAAEAERQAAAEAAERAAEAERQAAAEAAQKQAEAERQAAADAAELKAIIERQAAEDAARAEAEARAAAERQAAEQQAAEEAARLEAEAERQAAEAAAAAEQQAAEEAARIAQLEAAAVTRQNEQAAIRDDREQWIQDHQADPCFYVRVVSNTSDGIAMVGMGDKVESFETFYNDFTSAFDIVPNLQARLLSAAQCPLPDFVTQFDVAARSELALALDNDRITSGETLRGVLTGAPSTDAIFYLIDSDGFCYRIDQFVKRSGAQSVFEIKLVETGERKSDMQVILAVSGNEKFLAAAPQEVELASAVFPKLARAAQDSGAPIDHAYAFFNFAAGDP from the coding sequence CTGGTTCGTGTATTTGTCGGTCTTGGTGGATTGCTGGTGTTGGCGCTGTTTGCAGCGCTGATCGCTCCCTATTTTATCGACTGGAGCAGCTACCGGACTGCCTTTGAAACCGAGGCCGGCCGCATCATCGGCCAGCCGGTCAAGGTGCGCGGCGAAGCCGACGCGCGGCTGTTGCCGTTCCCCTCCGTCACTTTCTCCGATGTCACCGTCGGCGACGAGGCCGACCCGGCGATGACCATCAGCAGGTTTTCGATGGATGCCGAACTGGCGCCGTTCCTGAGCGGTGAAGTGCTGATCTTCGATATGCGCGTCGAAGCCCCCAGCGCAAAAGTGCGTATTCTCGAGGACGGCACGCTCGATTGGGCGCTCAAGCGCAAGCCGACCCCGCCGGGCGACCTGGTGGTGCTCGAACATGTCACCATCCAGAATGCCGATATCACCATCATCGACGAGCAGAACGGACGCACCCATTCCATCGAGAACGTCAATGCGCTGGTTTCGGCCAAGTCGCTGTCGGGACCCTGGGCGATCGAGGCCGAAGGCGAGATCGGCGGCCACCGCGGCGGCGTGTCGATTTCCACCGGCATAGCCCAGGCCAATGGCGCCATCCGCATGCGCGCGCGCCTGTCGCCCGACAGCTGGCCTGTGCTGCTCGAGACCGAGGGCGAGGCCCGGATCGAGGGCGACAAGCCGCATTATGATGGCCTGTTCACCTTCACCGCCCTGTCCGAGGCCGAGGCGGATGGCACCGCCTCGGAACGGCCGCTGATCGTCGCCAAGGGCGATTTCGCCGCCACCAATGAGCGCCTGACGATCCAGGAATGGCGCGCCGAGATCGGCCTGTCGGTCGATCCCTATGTGGTCACCGGCCAGGCCACGGTCGACACCGGCCCCAATCCCGAATTCCTGCTGCTCGCCGATGGTCAGCAGATCAACATGGACACCATTGGCGAGGAGGCTGCCGAGGCCGGCCAGGCCACGGCGGCCGTGCCCGCGGCGCAGCGGCTGGCGGTGATCAACACGCTGATCGACCGGCTGCCGCCGCCGCCCTTGCCGGGCCGAGTGTCGCTCAATCTGCCTGCGATCGTGGCCGGCGACACGACCTTGCGGGAAATCACGCTCGACGCCCGGCCCGATGGCAATGCCTGGCTGATCGACGGATTTTCCGCCAATCTGCCCGGCCGCACCACCGTCGAAGCCCGCGGCCGGCTGGTCTCGGGCAAGGACGCCAGTTTCAACGGCACGCTGACCGTCGCCTCGACCCAGCCATCGGGGCTGGCCAACTGGCTTGTCGGCGAGGTCGATCCGGTGATCCGCCGGCTCGGCGCCGCCGGATTTTCCGCCAATGTCAGCCTGACCCCGGCGCTGCAACGCTTCGAGGCGCTGGAAGTGGCGGTCGGTCCGGCCATTCTCACCGGCCGGCTGGAGCGCGAGGTCCCCGCAACGGGTGTGCCATCGCTGTCGGTGGAGCTTTCCGGCGACACATTCGATGTCGATGCGGTTCGCGCGCTGGCGCTGCTTGCGGGCGGCGAGACCGGGTCGGTGCGGCCGCTGACGGACTACAATCTGGCGGCCCGGATCAGGGCGGACACGCTCACCGCCGGCGTCTACAGTCTCGACGGTTTCGAGACCTCGTTCCTGTGGCGCGACCGCCGCCTGACCGTCGACAGCCTGAAATTTGCCGATTTCGGCGGCGCATCGGGGCTGTTTTCCGGGGTGCTGGAAGGACCGGTGGCAAATCCGCGCGGCACCGTCACCGGCCAGGTCAGCGCCGAGGTGGCGGGTGGTTTGTTCGATCTGGCCAGCGAGGCAAGCGGCGGCCACCAGGTCGTTCATCGCCTCGCGGCCAACAGTTTTGCCTTCGACGCGCTTGAGGCGGATATCAGCCTCGCACTTGATCCCGAGACCGGCCCGGACCTCACGGTCACCGGCACCGCCGGCGGCAGCACGGTCCGGATCCGGGCCTCTGGCACCGGGCTGATGCCGAATGGCGACGGTCCGCGCACCATCGACGTGTCCGTGGACAATGCGGAAGCCTACCGCATTCTCGAGCAGGCCGGAATCGAGACATTGCCGCTGGAAGGCGAGGGGCCTGCAGTGCTCAGCGTCAACATCTCCGGCGGCGCCGATGACGGCGATCTGGCCATTGAAGCAACCATGACGTCGGGCGGGTCGGTGCTGGCGCTCAAGGGCAATGGCGCCATTCCCGCCAAAGACGCAGCGACAGGGCTGTTCGAACTCGACATCGATGTGGCCGACATCGAGCCATTCGTCATCATGCTCGGACAATCCCTGCCGCAGGCGGGCGCCGGCTTGCCGGTCTCGATGTCGGCGCTTCTGGCCATGAACGAGCAGCAGGTGCTGCTTTCGGAAATCACCGGCCAGGCCGAGGATAACGGATTTTCCGGCGAACTGGCCTTCGACCGGTCGGCTTCCGGCCTCAACGGCAGCGGCGCGCTGCGCTTTGACCGGGTGGATCTCGGCTGGCTCGGCGAGCTGGCGCTGGGGTCGCATCTGGGCAGCGCCGGTGGCGCAGACTGGAGCGAGGACCGCTTCCCGCCGCCATCCTCCGGGCAACCGGAACTCACACTTTCATTGCAGGCGGGCGAGATTGATCTCGGGCGCGGCGGAACCGCGCGAAACCTGACGGCAGATCTGACCACGGGCAGCGGAACCATTGTTCTCGACGAGGCCGAGGCCGACTGGTTCGGCGGCCGTCTGGGTGGAACGCTGTCGCTCTCCAATACCGACGGAACGGTGTTCATGTCGGCACGGATCACCGCATCGGATGCGGATCTGGCAGCCCTGGACCGGGCGGTGCGCGGAACCTCCACCCTGGCCGGTCGCGCCGGCGCCAGCGTCAGCCTGGAAGGCACCGGCAAATCGATCCGCGATCTGGTCGCCTCGTTGGCCGGTGGCGGCGAACTGGCAGCCAGTGACCTTGTGATATCCGGCCCTGATCCCGATGCCTTCCCGCGCATCATCGGCGCCGCCGACCGTGACGGGTTCGAGATCGAGACCGCTCCCGTGACCGGGATGATTGCCGGGCTGATGCGCGGCGGTGAGATCGAGGCGCAGTCGCTGCGCTTGCCCTTCACCCTGACCGGCGGGGTGATGCGCTTTTCCAATGCCGAAATCAGGGACGGTGAGACAAGCCTGGCCGGCGATGGACGGGTTGACCTGACCGACCTTCATCTTGAGGCCAACTGGCGGATGACATTTGAGCCCGGTGTCGAGGCGATCGCTGGAGGCGACCCGTCGGTGATGTTCGGGATCGGCGGCCTCGTGGTGGATCCGGCCGTCTCCATCGATGCCGGCCAGATGACCAATTACCTGTCGATGCGGAATTTCGAACGGGAGCGGCGCAAGGTTGAACTCTTGCAGGCAGGGGTCGTGGAGAAACAGCGGCTGCGGCGCGAGATCGCGCTTCTGGCCGAACGCGCCGCCCAGCGTGAAGCCGCAGAACAGGCACGCGCCGAAGCTGACGCGGCAGCGGCGCTGCAGGCCGAGGAAGCCGCGCGTCTGGCTGAAGAGCAACGGCTGCAGCAGGAGGCCGAGGCCGAACGCGCCGCCGAGGCCGCGCGTCTGGCCGAGGCCGAGGCGCAAAGGCGGGCAGACGAAGAAGCCGAGGCAGCCCGCAAGGCCGCCGAAGCCGCCCGGAAGCTGGCGGAAGAGGAAGCCGAACGGATCCGCAAGGCCGAAGCGGAAGCCGCGAGACTGGCGGCGGAGGAAGCCGAAAGGGTTCGCATCGCCGAGGAAAAGGCGGCGGCACTGAGGGCGGCGGAAGAGGCCAGGCGCGTTGCCGAGGAAGCCCGCCGGGCACGTGAGGCCGAGGCCGCTGCGGCAGCCGCAAGGCTGGCCGAGGAACTGGCGGCGGAACTGGCCGAGAAACAGGCGGAAAAAGCCCGTCTTGCGGAATTGCAGGCCGAGGCCGAACGCCAGGCCGCTGCAGAAGCTGCCGAACGCGCCGCCGAAGCCGAGCGCCAGGCTGCCGCAGAAGCCGCCGAGCGTGCTGCCGAAGCCGAGCGACAGGCTGCTGCGGAAGCCGCGGAACGCGCTGCCGAAGCCGAGCGCCAGGCTGCCGCAGAAGCCGCCGAGCGTGCCGCCGAAGCCGAGCGACAGGCCGCCGCCGAAGCAGCACAGAAGCAGGCCGAGGCCGAGCGGCAGGCCGCGGCAGATGCGGCCGAACTCAAGGCCATCATCGAACGTCAGGCCGCCGAAGACGCCGCCCGGGCGGAAGCAGAAGCAAGGGCAGCGGCGGAACGTCAGGCGGCCGAGCAGCAAGCTGCCGAGGAGGCAGCGCGCCTTGAAGCCGAGGCTGAACGCCAGGCTGCCGAAGCCGCGGCGGCGGCCGAGCAGCAGGCCGCAGAAGAGGCGGCCAGAATTGCCCAGCTGGAGGCTGCGGCCGTGACAAGGCAGAATGAGCAGGCTGCGATCAGGGACGACCGCGAGCAGTGGATCCAGGACCATCAGGCCGACCCGTGTTTCTACGTCCGGGTGGTGTCGAACACATCTGACGGCATCGCCATGGTAGGCATGGGCGACAAGGTCGAGTCCTTCGAGACCTTCTACAATGATTTCACCTCGGCCTTTGACATTGTCCCCAATCTCCAGGCCCGGTTGCTGTCGGCCGCCCAGTGCCCGCTGCCAGATTTTGTCACGCAGTTTGATGTGGCTGCCAGGTCGGAACTGGCTCTGGCGCTGGACAATGACCGCATCACCAGCGGCGAAACCCTGCGCGGCGTGCTCACTGGTGCGCCCAGTACGGACGCGATTTTCTACCTGATCGACAGTGACGGCTTCTGTTACCGGATCGACCAGTTCGTCAAGCGGTCCGGCGCTCAGTCAGTGTTCGAGATCAAGCTGGTGGAAACGGGCGAACGCAAATCCGACATGCAGGTGATCCTGGCGGTGTCCGGCAATGAGAAGTTCCTCGCCGCAGCCCCGCAGGAAGTCGAACTGGCAAGCGCGGTGTTTCCCAAGCTGGCCCGGGCCGCGCAGGACAGCGGCGCGCCCATTGACCACGCCTATGCCTTCTTCAATTTCGCAGCCGGCGACCCGTAA
- a CDS encoding Ku protein, with the protein MAARPIWKGQLRLSLVSIPVEMYSATKTGARISFRQIHGPSGKPVRYEKTVPGVGPIDAGDIMKGFEYEKDQYLLIDPDDVDEIKLETKKTLELVQFVDACEISPLYFNKPYYLVPTDDLAEDAYRVVRDALRETKMVGLGQVTMRGKEYLAAVKPSGDGLLLETLHYADEIRDSDPLFSEIEDETADEDLLDVAKSLIKRKTAAFKADAFKDNYTAALRDLIDRKTKSKSTKRVQTDDGGSGEKGDGGNVIDLMAALKQSLAKAEGGKPSSGSDKKSSSRSSKSTGSKKAPARKKSA; encoded by the coding sequence ATGGCAGCGCGACCGATCTGGAAAGGGCAATTGCGATTGTCCCTGGTCTCAATTCCGGTGGAAATGTATTCCGCCACCAAGACCGGTGCGCGCATCAGTTTCCGTCAGATCCACGGACCGTCCGGCAAGCCCGTTCGCTACGAGAAGACCGTGCCCGGCGTCGGTCCGATCGATGCCGGCGACATCATGAAGGGGTTCGAATACGAAAAGGATCAGTATCTGCTGATCGATCCCGACGATGTCGATGAGATCAAGCTGGAGACCAAGAAGACCCTCGAACTGGTCCAGTTTGTCGACGCCTGCGAGATTTCCCCGCTCTATTTCAACAAGCCCTATTACCTGGTTCCCACCGACGATCTGGCCGAGGATGCCTATCGCGTGGTCCGTGACGCCCTGCGCGAAACCAAGATGGTCGGGTTGGGGCAGGTAACCATGCGCGGCAAGGAGTATCTTGCTGCGGTCAAGCCCAGTGGTGACGGCTTGCTGCTTGAAACCCTGCATTATGCCGACGAGATCCGCGATTCCGATCCGTTGTTTTCGGAGATCGAGGACGAGACCGCCGATGAGGATCTGCTCGATGTCGCCAAGTCGCTGATCAAGCGCAAGACGGCCGCCTTCAAGGCCGATGCCTTCAAGGACAATTACACCGCCGCACTGCGGGATCTGATCGACCGCAAGACCAAGAGCAAGTCGACCAAGCGGGTGCAAACTGATGATGGCGGCAGCGGCGAAAAGGGTGACGGCGGCAATGTGATCGATCTGATGGCGGCCCTGAAGCAGAGCCTCGCCAAGGCCGAGGGCGGCAAGCCCTCATCCGGATCGGACAAGAAATCCTCTTCCCGTTCATCCAAGTCGACCGGCAGCAAGAAGGCTCCGGCCAGGAAGAAGTCTGCCTGA
- the ligD gene encoding DNA ligase D, with the protein MAVSAKKLADYAAKRDFTKTAEPSGDSPAKASSRPAFVVQKHDARRLHYDFRLEWDGVLLSWAVTKGPSADPSVKRLAVRTEDHPLDYGSFEGTIPAKQYGAGTVMLWDQGWWQPQDDFAAGLKSGKLKFVLHGERMQGKWTLVRMKTKEKRENWLLIKEHDSLEEDTEDGLIERYDTSVTTGRSMADIAAGKAAAKPKAKKPGNAKAKSGFSLATPKFRKPQLAKLTDQVPEGDDWLHETKFDGYRCLAALGKNGVRLYTRSGLDWTDRYAGLDEAFARLDCRNALIDGEVVSASDSKGSDFSALQRDLEQGRPVVFMAFDLLELDGEKLDKRPLVDRKEALAALLTGQPADAPVRYSEHVIGQGPDVFKAIEKAGGEGIISKACNSVYSGSRSGSWLKIKTGLRQEFIVGGYSPSTARGRPFASLLVGSLENGVLRYRGRVGGGLGERDLDKLSSLMRRRARKTSPFDEVPADIARAAHWLTPDLVVEVDYAELTDQGSIRHGVFRGVREDKEASMVKLEKPVAANDKDQTFRGVRVSHPERVVFPEAGYTKGDVAGYYAKAADRMLDYAGDRPISLLRCPDGTDGDCFFQKHAGQGFPDGIGSVDITESSGKSEPYMVIEKPEGFVAAAQMGSIEFHIWGSRTDLLEKPDRLVFDLDPDEGLGFSEVKTAAKELRKMLCEIGLDSLPMVTGGKGVHVIVPLRRVAEWETVAFFARTVASHLAERHPDRYVATMSKAKRKGKIFIDWLRNERGATAVAPYSLRAREGAPVAIPVTWPQLAKLTSANSFNMPKALKRLDQECPLQAMAASQSISREVVESLETLIHCQTATQTARTG; encoded by the coding sequence ATGGCGGTGTCAGCCAAAAAACTCGCCGACTATGCGGCCAAGCGCGATTTCACCAAGACCGCCGAGCCCAGCGGCGACAGCCCGGCTAAGGCGTCCAGCCGCCCGGCCTTTGTCGTCCAGAAGCATGACGCGCGCCGGCTGCATTATGATTTCAGGCTGGAATGGGACGGCGTGCTGCTCAGCTGGGCTGTCACCAAGGGGCCGAGCGCCGACCCCTCAGTCAAGCGTCTGGCGGTCCGCACCGAGGATCACCCGCTCGACTATGGCAGCTTCGAAGGCACGATTCCGGCGAAACAATATGGCGCCGGAACGGTGATGCTCTGGGACCAGGGCTGGTGGCAGCCGCAAGACGATTTCGCCGCGGGACTGAAGTCCGGCAAACTGAAATTCGTTCTGCATGGCGAGAGAATGCAAGGCAAATGGACGCTCGTTCGCATGAAGACCAAGGAAAAGCGCGAGAACTGGCTGCTGATCAAGGAGCACGATTCACTCGAGGAGGACACCGAAGACGGCCTCATCGAACGCTATGACACCAGCGTCACCACCGGCCGCAGCATGGCTGACATCGCGGCCGGCAAGGCTGCTGCCAAACCCAAGGCCAAGAAGCCCGGCAATGCAAAAGCCAAGTCCGGCTTCAGCCTGGCTACCCCCAAATTTCGCAAGCCGCAGCTTGCCAAGCTGACCGACCAGGTGCCCGAGGGGGATGACTGGCTGCACGAGACCAAGTTCGATGGCTACCGCTGCCTGGCGGCATTGGGCAAGAACGGGGTCAGGCTCTACACCCGCTCAGGCCTCGACTGGACCGATCGCTATGCCGGGCTGGACGAGGCCTTTGCCAGACTTGACTGCCGCAACGCCCTGATCGATGGCGAGGTGGTTTCTGCCAGCGACAGCAAGGGCTCCGATTTCTCCGCGCTTCAGCGCGATCTGGAACAGGGCAGGCCGGTTGTCTTCATGGCTTTCGACCTGCTTGAGCTTGATGGCGAAAAACTCGACAAGCGCCCGCTGGTCGACCGCAAGGAAGCGCTGGCCGCGCTGCTGACGGGACAGCCGGCAGACGCGCCTGTCCGTTATTCCGAACATGTGATCGGCCAGGGCCCGGACGTTTTCAAGGCGATCGAAAAGGCTGGCGGCGAGGGGATCATCTCCAAGGCCTGCAACAGTGTCTATTCCGGCAGCCGAAGTGGCAGCTGGCTCAAGATCAAAACCGGCCTGCGCCAGGAATTCATTGTCGGCGGCTATTCGCCCTCGACAGCGAGGGGCCGGCCCTTTGCATCCCTGCTGGTGGGCTCGCTGGAAAACGGCGTGCTGCGCTATCGCGGCCGCGTCGGCGGCGGACTTGGCGAGCGCGATCTCGACAAGCTGTCCTCACTGATGCGCCGCCGCGCGCGCAAGACCAGCCCATTTGATGAAGTTCCCGCCGACATTGCCCGGGCCGCGCATTGGCTCACCCCTGATCTGGTTGTCGAGGTCGACTACGCCGAACTGACCGATCAGGGCAGTATCCGCCACGGAGTGTTCCGCGGCGTTCGCGAAGACAAGGAGGCCTCCATGGTCAAGCTCGAAAAACCAGTTGCAGCGAATGACAAGGATCAGACATTCCGCGGCGTGCGGGTCAGCCATCCCGAGCGGGTGGTGTTTCCCGAGGCCGGCTACACCAAGGGCGACGTCGCCGGCTATTACGCCAAGGCGGCGGACCGGATGCTGGACTACGCCGGCGACAGGCCGATCTCGCTGCTGCGCTGCCCGGACGGAACCGATGGCGACTGCTTCTTCCAGAAACATGCCGGCCAGGGCTTTCCGGACGGCATCGGCAGCGTCGACATCACCGAAAGCTCGGGCAAGTCCGAGCCCTATATGGTGATCGAGAAACCGGAAGGTTTTGTCGCCGCGGCGCAGATGGGCTCGATCGAGTTCCACATCTGGGGATCCCGGACGGATTTGCTGGAAAAACCCGATCGCCTCGTCTTCGATCTTGATCCCGACGAGGGCCTGGGGTTTTCGGAGGTCAAGACCGCAGCCAAGGAACTGCGGAAAATGCTCTGCGAAATCGGCCTCGACAGCCTGCCGATGGTCACCGGTGGCAAGGGCGTCCATGTGATCGTGCCGTTGCGGCGCGTCGCGGAATGGGAAACGGTGGCCTTCTTCGCCCGCACCGTCGCCAGCCATCTGGCCGAACGCCATCCCGACCGCTATGTCGCGACGATGTCGAAGGCCAAGCGCAAGGGCAAGATCTTCATCGACTGGCTGCGCAATGAGCGCGGTGCGACCGCGGTCGCTCCCTATTCGCTGCGTGCCCGCGAGGGCGCGCCGGTGGCAATTCCGGTCACCTGGCCGCAACTGGCCAAGCTCACCTCCGCCAATTCGTTCAATATGCCCAAGGCGCTCAAGCGGCTCGATCAGGAGTGCCCGTTGCAGGCCATGGCGGCAAGCCAGTCGATCTCGCGGGAAGTTGTGGAATCGCTGGAAACACTGATCCACTGCCAGACTGCGACGCAGACCGCCCGCACCGGGTAA
- a CDS encoding ribbon-helix-helix domain-containing protein, which yields MAPPEPGGQIRKHSVSIRGHRTSITLEDAFMDGLRRMADERDMALAALIAEIDSAHDGPVNLSSAIRVAVLDWALGRAAQPATARDAD from the coding sequence GTGGCGCCGCCCGAGCCCGGCGGACAGATCCGCAAACATTCCGTCAGCATTCGCGGCCACCGCACCAGCATTACCCTTGAAGACGCCTTCATGGATGGTCTCAGGCGCATGGCCGACGAGCGCGACATGGCGCTGGCAGCCCTGATTGCGGAGATCGACAGCGCCCATGACGGACCGGTCAACCTGTCCTCGGCAATCCGCGTGGCGGTGCTGGACTGGGCTTTGGGCCGGGCCGCACAGCCAGCGACAGCCCGGGACGCCGATTGA
- a CDS encoding DUF4169 family protein codes for MSGDVVNLRMARKRRDRSIKEADAERNRFEHGRSKAERELARARNDKATREHAASRRDPGDSGS; via the coding sequence ATGAGCGGTGACGTCGTCAATCTGCGCATGGCCCGCAAACGGCGCGACCGCAGCATCAAGGAAGCCGATGCCGAGCGCAATCGGTTCGAGCATGGCCGCAGCAAGGCCGAGCGCGAGCTGGCCCGCGCCCGCAATGACAAGGCCACCCGCGAGCATGCGGCTTCGCGCCGCGACCCCGGCGACAGCGGCAGCTGA
- a CDS encoding SspB family protein — MPQDHIRYDILAQDALRGVIRKVLSEVAATGYLPGDHHFFITFLTEAPGVRISTALKERYPEQMTIVVQHQFWEMKVTESQFEIGLSFSDKPEKLVVPFAAVRGFYDPSVNFELEFDTALENAANDGGEADDDGRVELAGTIERLVEPAAKTEKPDAAEAAEGEATAGEDGAEKKPGADVVSLDSFRKKS, encoded by the coding sequence ATGCCGCAAGACCACATTCGATATGACATCCTTGCCCAGGACGCGTTGCGCGGCGTGATCCGCAAGGTGCTGTCCGAAGTGGCGGCGACCGGCTACCTGCCTGGCGACCATCATTTCTTCATCACCTTTCTGACCGAGGCCCCCGGCGTGCGCATCTCCACCGCGCTCAAGGAGCGCTACCCGGAGCAGATGACCATCGTGGTGCAGCACCAGTTCTGGGAAATGAAGGTGACCGAATCCCAGTTCGAGATCGGCCTGTCCTTCTCCGACAAGCCCGAGAAGCTGGTGGTGCCCTTTGCCGCCGTGCGCGGATTCTACGATCCTTCGGTCAATTTCGAACTCGAATTCGACACCGCGCTCGAAAACGCCGCCAATGACGGTGGCGAAGCCGATGATGACGGTCGCGTCGAGCTGGCCGGCACGATCGAACGCCTTGTCGAACCGGCGGCCAAGACCGAGAAGCCAGACGCGGCTGAAGCCGCAGAAGGCGAAGCCACGGCCGGCGAGGACGGAGCCGAGAAGAAACCCGGCGCCGATGTCGTCTCGCTTGATTCCTTCCGCAAGAAGAGCTGA